The following are encoded together in the Flavihumibacter fluvii genome:
- a CDS encoding class I SAM-dependent methyltransferase yields MSTKQVQGKLWSVAPQYWSKYFEPFFLPMYKKTLEQVALDENKLLLDAGCGSGLFSHMAISTGAQVIGVDASPGLLEVAKERNPQNNFMEEDLEALPFASGSFDVVTGFNSFQYAGSFTNALSEAKRVLKDGGRVVIGIWDVPENSDATNILKAISTLLPPPPAGTPGPFALSEDGKIEGICNSLGLKMIYKTKVACPFLYYAKEDAIKSFMGTGPAAAATNHVNEKIVQRTIANAMQPYHLTEEMYHLQNSFLVFIAEK; encoded by the coding sequence ATGAGCACAAAACAAGTACAGGGCAAATTATGGAGCGTTGCTCCACAGTATTGGTCAAAATATTTTGAACCATTCTTCTTACCGATGTATAAAAAAACATTGGAGCAGGTTGCATTAGATGAAAACAAATTGTTGCTGGATGCAGGTTGCGGATCCGGTTTGTTCAGCCATATGGCGATCAGCACCGGTGCACAGGTAATAGGGGTAGATGCCTCCCCCGGCTTGCTGGAGGTAGCAAAGGAAAGAAACCCGCAAAATAATTTTATGGAAGAAGACCTGGAAGCATTGCCTTTTGCTTCAGGCAGCTTCGATGTTGTGACGGGATTTAATTCCTTTCAATATGCCGGCAGTTTTACCAATGCATTATCAGAAGCCAAAAGAGTTTTAAAAGATGGCGGAAGGGTGGTTATTGGAATCTGGGATGTCCCCGAAAACAGTGATGCCACCAATATTTTAAAAGCCATCAGCACCTTATTGCCACCGCCACCCGCTGGAACACCAGGCCCTTTTGCCTTATCTGAAGATGGAAAAATTGAGGGCATTTGTAACAGCCTGGGGTTGAAAATGATCTACAAAACAAAAGTAGCCTGCCCATTCCTTTATTACGCTAAGGAAGATGCCATTAAAAGTTTCATGGGCACAGGTCCGGCGGCAGCAGCTACAAACCATGTCAATGAAAAAATAGTGCAAAGAACAATTGCGAATGCCATGCAGCCTTATCATTTAACAGAAGAAATGTATCACCTGCAAAACAGTTTTTTAGTTTTTATCGCTGAAAAATAA
- a CDS encoding helix-turn-helix domain-containing protein — MYSLYDSIKKDPVKFKQLNCGEVLITKYDCPLEKNFDDTWSHHNYIVYVIEGRKIWHTSHGSYDLRKDSCVLIRKGASIIEQFFDTKFCLVVFFLPDEFICDVLKTKKKPIYAPGKKFEPIIPIDNNEPVQSFFHSMMPYFDATREPDQALLELKFRELILTIADNSKNAELLSYFCSLLQEPQTVTLQRIMEDNFSSNLKLEEFARLTNRSLSAFKRDFQRIFGTTPGKWLLEKRLNHAMHLLSNQRKTVSEASFEAGFENQSHFSRAFRKHFGFAPATVKQKITI; from the coding sequence TTGTACAGTCTCTACGATAGCATCAAAAAAGACCCTGTTAAGTTCAAACAGTTGAATTGCGGGGAAGTACTGATCACCAAGTATGATTGTCCATTAGAAAAAAACTTTGACGATACCTGGAGCCACCATAATTATATAGTTTATGTAATAGAAGGCCGTAAAATATGGCATACCTCCCATGGCTCCTATGATTTACGAAAGGACAGTTGTGTGCTGATAAGAAAAGGTGCAAGTATTATTGAGCAATTTTTTGATACGAAATTTTGCCTGGTGGTTTTCTTTCTTCCTGATGAGTTCATTTGTGATGTCTTAAAAACCAAGAAAAAGCCTATTTATGCACCCGGAAAAAAATTTGAACCGATAATACCCATTGATAACAATGAACCCGTTCAGTCCTTTTTTCATTCCATGATGCCCTATTTTGACGCTACCCGGGAACCAGACCAGGCGCTGCTTGAATTAAAATTCAGGGAACTTATTCTTACCATTGCTGATAATAGCAAAAATGCCGAACTCTTATCCTATTTCTGTTCTTTATTACAAGAACCGCAAACAGTAACATTGCAGCGGATAATGGAGGATAATTTTTCTTCCAATTTAAAGTTGGAAGAATTTGCAAGACTCACCAACCGCAGTTTGTCTGCATTCAAAAGGGATTTTCAAAGAATATTTGGCACTACACCCGGTAAATGGTTGTTGGAAAAACGCCTCAACCATGCCATGCATTTACTTTCGAATCAAAGGAAAACCGTTTCAGAAGCTTCGTTTGAAGCAGGTTTTGAAAATCAATCGCACTTCAGTCGTGCCTTTCGCAAGCATTTTGGCTTCGCTCCTGCCACTGTAAAGCAAAAAATTACCATCTGA
- a CDS encoding pyridoxal-dependent decarboxylase — MENDKKNAVPYGPKQLPWSDLVPDWANVTGPQENPIDLYDQVPPKNVQGSFPVIDYRKFEIPPEGLTPAEYEDAMAAFKLFITTQHKRFTGYQTNEFIEGNEELSWMLDIHTNNVGDPFTTGIFALNTKFVERAVLDYFAALWRAGWPFNGKTQDPGDRYWGYVMSMGSTEGNIYGLYNGRVYLSGGMLVTDPDTQKKATAKLRRGKYALEKSYSMIQPSDADDNPNKYKPIAFYSEDTHYSVIKGVNICSITTFAEEGNRNYKFLCPITADGVWPDEVPSHNMNHDDPLSGTIKVDDLEKLVEFFVKQGHPIFIVLNQGSTWKGAYDDVPAVDAMLKKLGTTYPWLWNRTVAYQVNGKTLTDTRRGFWVHVDGALGATYLPFLRMAEDQGKLPGTKVPVFDFSIDAVMSIVCSIHKWIGAPWPGGVYMTKRKFQINPPDTAGYIGSPDTTLGGSRNGFTPMLFWKYFAKKSYAENIERALETERVAAQFEAELRKLESELQQTDPDADLWIHRSSLSLAILFRMVNPDITYKYTVDSERILVPFEQEGKQYSQYRTYAHIYSMPSLGEYNLVDQLIGSIREACKPGWKNAFPDMVDGLPNPGTPDLIG; from the coding sequence ATGGAAAATGATAAAAAAAATGCTGTCCCGTACGGTCCCAAACAATTACCCTGGAGTGACCTTGTTCCCGATTGGGCAAATGTAACGGGTCCGCAGGAAAATCCCATTGACCTGTACGACCAGGTGCCCCCAAAAAATGTACAGGGTTCATTCCCGGTCATAGATTACCGTAAGTTTGAAATCCCGCCGGAAGGATTAACACCTGCAGAATATGAAGATGCCATGGCGGCCTTCAAACTATTCATTACCACGCAGCACAAACGATTTACCGGGTACCAGACCAATGAGTTCATAGAAGGCAATGAAGAATTATCCTGGATGCTGGATATACATACCAACAATGTGGGCGATCCATTCACGACCGGCATTTTCGCACTCAATACCAAGTTTGTGGAGCGCGCGGTACTGGATTATTTTGCTGCGCTGTGGCGGGCCGGCTGGCCTTTTAACGGCAAGACGCAGGATCCCGGTGACCGCTACTGGGGCTATGTGATGTCGATGGGATCCACAGAGGGAAATATCTACGGACTATACAATGGTCGCGTTTACCTGAGTGGCGGTATGCTGGTAACGGATCCGGATACGCAGAAAAAAGCCACCGCCAAATTACGAAGAGGCAAGTATGCATTAGAGAAATCATACAGCATGATACAGCCCTCAGATGCTGATGATAACCCGAATAAATACAAGCCAATTGCCTTTTATTCGGAAGACACCCATTATTCCGTGATCAAGGGGGTAAATATCTGTTCCATCACCACTTTTGCTGAAGAAGGCAACCGCAACTATAAATTCCTTTGCCCCATCACTGCTGACGGTGTGTGGCCTGATGAAGTACCCTCCCATAATATGAATCATGATGACCCGCTATCCGGTACCATCAAAGTAGATGACCTGGAAAAACTGGTGGAGTTTTTTGTGAAGCAGGGTCATCCCATCTTTATTGTCCTCAACCAGGGTTCCACCTGGAAAGGCGCTTATGATGATGTACCGGCAGTGGATGCCATGCTTAAAAAATTGGGAACAACCTATCCCTGGCTATGGAACCGGACAGTTGCCTACCAGGTAAATGGCAAAACGCTGACCGATACCCGGCGGGGATTTTGGGTGCATGTAGATGGCGCCCTGGGTGCAACCTATTTACCCTTCCTGCGAATGGCAGAAGACCAGGGGAAACTACCCGGTACAAAAGTGCCGGTATTTGATTTCAGTATTGATGCGGTGATGAGCATCGTATGTTCCATCCACAAATGGATCGGGGCCCCATGGCCGGGCGGGGTATATATGACGAAAAGGAAATTCCAGATCAATCCGCCGGATACGGCCGGCTATATAGGTTCACCGGATACCACCTTAGGCGGTTCGCGCAATGGGTTTACGCCGATGCTGTTCTGGAAATATTTTGCTAAAAAAAGTTATGCGGAAAATATAGAAAGGGCGCTGGAAACTGAAAGGGTGGCCGCGCAGTTTGAAGCGGAATTGCGCAAGCTGGAATCCGAACTACAACAAACCGATCCTGATGCAGACCTTTGGATACACCGCTCTTCCCTATCGCTGGCGATCCTGTTCCGGATGGTGAATCCGGACATCACCTATAAGTATACCGTTGATTCGGAGCGCATCCTGGTTCCCTTTGAGCAGGAAGGAAAACAATATTCGCAGTACCGCACGTATGCGCATATATATTCAATGCCTTCATTAGGCGAATACAACCTGGTAGACCAGTTGATCGGCAGCATCCGTGAAGCCTGCAAGCCGGGTTGGAAAAATGCCTTCCCCGATATGGTGGATGGACTACCAAATCCCGGGACACCGGACTTGATAGGATAG
- a CDS encoding adenylate/guanylate cyclase domain-containing protein, with the protein MEEKAAIKVPGIKEGHTNIVTKFRQFIKWIGSVGYAPGDSAEIRSHKAIITIALYVCILNLVAFFPVYIKLGRINAAITLLACAAFLTLNIILLSFHRNFRIYREITFISVYCYIIIYHTVMGGYIGSTGYIFYGIAVLNGVQIFYKTNTQKNTWFVIYVITAIVLFFLEPVISKGMVPLSDELNTVMFVNNFILISGIVMLSVNYFISIIRKEKLKADILIRNILPASVVDQLNTQGKSNPIMVPSATAIFMDFVGFTRITHKMEAQELVSILNEHFTNFDKIFRSHKVEKLKTIGDGYMAVGGLPETNLTHPLDVALAAMQILLYMENKNKNKEIDWNIRIGIHTGPMVAGIIGETKFSYDVWGSSVNLCSRLETASKPGFINVSHEFMECTRDFFDFEARGLVDIKNSEPARMYFLTDIREPLRSGHFQPNSRFYALYEQYSGTAAQPVTF; encoded by the coding sequence GTGGAAGAAAAAGCTGCAATAAAAGTTCCAGGCATTAAGGAAGGGCATACCAACATAGTCACTAAGTTCAGGCAATTTATTAAATGGATCGGAAGTGTAGGGTATGCCCCCGGGGATAGCGCTGAGATCCGGAGCCATAAGGCGATAATTACGATTGCCCTGTATGTGTGTATTTTAAACCTGGTGGCTTTCTTTCCTGTGTATATAAAACTGGGCCGGATCAATGCAGCCATTACCCTTCTCGCATGTGCTGCTTTCTTAACGCTCAATATCATCCTGCTTTCCTTCCATCGCAACTTCCGGATCTACCGGGAGATTACCTTTATTTCGGTGTATTGCTACATCATCATCTACCACACAGTGATGGGTGGATATATCGGATCTACAGGCTATATCTTCTACGGTATCGCTGTATTGAATGGTGTGCAGATTTTCTATAAAACCAATACCCAAAAGAACACCTGGTTTGTCATTTATGTGATTACCGCTATCGTCCTTTTTTTCCTGGAGCCGGTTATTTCAAAAGGAATGGTTCCGCTTTCCGACGAATTGAATACGGTAATGTTCGTGAATAATTTCATCCTGATCTCCGGCATTGTGATGCTTTCCGTTAATTATTTCATTTCGATCATCCGCAAAGAAAAACTAAAGGCTGATATCCTGATCCGGAACATCCTTCCGGCATCAGTTGTTGACCAATTGAATACACAGGGCAAGTCCAATCCCATTATGGTGCCTAGCGCAACTGCCATCTTCATGGATTTTGTCGGGTTCACCAGGATCACCCACAAAATGGAAGCACAGGAACTTGTCTCCATCCTGAATGAACACTTCACGAATTTTGACAAGATCTTCCGGAGCCATAAAGTGGAAAAACTAAAAACCATTGGGGATGGCTACATGGCGGTAGGTGGACTGCCTGAAACAAACCTTACCCATCCATTGGATGTGGCGCTGGCTGCCATGCAGATCCTGCTCTACATGGAAAACAAGAATAAGAACAAGGAAATTGACTGGAATATCCGCATTGGCATTCATACCGGCCCCATGGTTGCCGGCATCATTGGGGAAACAAAATTCTCCTATGATGTCTGGGGCAGCAGTGTCAATCTTTGCTCAAGACTTGAAACGGCCAGTAAACCCGGCTTCATCAATGTATCCCATGAATTCATGGAATGCACGCGTGATTTTTTTGACTTCGAAGCAAGGGGGCTCGTGGACATCAAGAACAGTGAACCCGCAAGAATGTATTTCCTCACAGACATCCGGGAACCGCTCAGGTCGGGGCACTTCCAGCCCAACAGCCGGTTTTATGCGCTGTATGAACAGTATTCCGGCACGGCTGCCCAACCGGTTACGTTTTAG
- a CDS encoding DJ-1/PfpI family protein: MEVAILLFDDFETLDVYGPVEIFGLVTELYAARFYSLHGGLINNKAGLSILTEKLEMVPENLGIFLIPGGIGTRKEVDNQPLLDKIIQISTSSTFVLTVCTGSALLAKTGLLDGKNATSNKRALDWVMSNGPKVTWNKKARWVVDGKYYTSSGVSAGMDMVLGFLSDRHGIEMARQLAYKMEYHWMEDKDNDNFYSP; the protein is encoded by the coding sequence ATGGAAGTTGCCATTTTACTTTTTGACGATTTTGAGACCCTGGATGTATATGGGCCGGTAGAGATCTTTGGGCTGGTAACTGAATTATATGCTGCAAGGTTTTACTCCCTGCACGGGGGACTGATTAACAATAAAGCAGGTCTTTCCATCCTGACTGAAAAATTGGAAATGGTCCCTGAGAATTTGGGGATATTTTTAATACCCGGCGGTATTGGGACCAGGAAAGAAGTCGACAACCAACCCCTCCTGGACAAAATCATTCAAATTTCAACTTCCAGCACATTCGTGTTAACGGTTTGCACAGGCAGTGCCTTGCTGGCAAAAACCGGATTACTGGACGGGAAAAACGCCACATCCAATAAGCGGGCGCTGGACTGGGTAATGTCCAATGGACCAAAAGTTACCTGGAATAAAAAAGCACGTTGGGTAGTGGACGGGAAATATTATACTTCTTCAGGGGTTAGTGCCGGCATGGATATGGTATTGGGCTTTTTAAGTGACCGGCATGGCATAGAAATGGCCAGGCAACTGGCCTATAAAATGGAATACCACTGGATGGAAGACAAAGACAACGACAATTTTTACTCACCCTAA
- a CDS encoding heparin lyase I family protein has translation MKQLLLLFLQLSGIAAQSQAIFFYDGAEAGNAPEIGGNNQYATWSHRNTYTAYSTLKKSTAFKRAGSYSYYMRLDNSPTDGWKDVKTELGYGFVPAGAPAYSGIAGNSRKPIGLAWIAVSLLIPASNKDFNTITEIAFDTKCWPDDYTTPTYLAMEQGRYKLFLTKVNSSEMVTGVNVYDCGPVVKDQWEDWVMHRNYTPLDSGYVYLYKNGVEVAKYLGGNWKLTNHAREAYYQHGLYKWAFQTGWPDPGVGYIDMYMDEVRFGGHGNTVASMSPARQ, from the coding sequence ATGAAGCAACTGCTACTTTTGTTCCTTCAATTGTCCGGAATAGCCGCCCAGTCCCAGGCAATATTTTTTTATGATGGCGCAGAAGCCGGCAATGCGCCTGAAATCGGCGGCAACAACCAGTATGCAACCTGGTCGCACCGGAATACCTACACCGCATACAGCACACTTAAAAAATCAACAGCCTTTAAAAGAGCCGGATCATACAGCTATTATATGCGGTTGGACAACTCACCCACTGACGGCTGGAAGGATGTAAAAACAGAACTGGGCTATGGCTTTGTTCCTGCGGGCGCGCCGGCTTACAGTGGTATTGCCGGGAACAGCCGCAAACCAATCGGGCTGGCATGGATAGCAGTTTCACTTTTGATCCCGGCCAGTAATAAAGATTTCAATACTATTACCGAAATAGCATTTGACACGAAGTGCTGGCCGGATGATTATACAACGCCTACCTACCTGGCGATGGAACAGGGCAGGTACAAGCTGTTCCTTACAAAGGTGAACAGTTCGGAAATGGTTACGGGCGTTAACGTGTATGATTGCGGCCCGGTTGTGAAAGATCAATGGGAGGACTGGGTGATGCACCGGAACTATACACCGCTGGATAGCGGCTATGTGTACCTGTATAAGAACGGTGTTGAAGTGGCAAAGTACCTGGGTGGAAACTGGAAGCTAACCAACCACGCCAGGGAAGCCTACTACCAGCATGGGCTCTACAAATGGGCTTTTCAAACCGGCTGGCCGGATCCGGGTGTAGGTTATATTGACATGTACATGGATGAGGTGAGATTTGGCGGGCATGGAAATACTGTTGCATCCATGTCTCCGGCAAGGCAATAA
- a CDS encoding YybH family protein has product MKINIVQGVLLGCILSVVIACNSKPGEPAATPVDKEQIKKEIQAKEDEFAKIYNTGEMKNIGYYADDAIAFYQNRPPFIGKEAIVGFLKSDLDSNTNIISFTTNEVFPSNDGNQVVEIGAYKVLDSTKTTINSGNYMILFEKRDGKYVSVREMSASDMPLQ; this is encoded by the coding sequence ATGAAAATTAATATTGTACAAGGAGTATTACTAGGTTGTATATTATCAGTAGTAATCGCCTGTAATTCAAAGCCAGGAGAACCCGCAGCAACCCCGGTTGACAAAGAACAGATCAAAAAGGAAATACAGGCTAAGGAAGATGAATTTGCTAAAATTTACAATACCGGGGAAATGAAAAACATTGGCTATTATGCCGATGATGCGATAGCTTTTTATCAAAACAGACCACCATTTATAGGTAAGGAAGCGATTGTGGGATTTTTAAAATCCGATTTAGATTCAAATACCAATATCATTTCATTTACAACGAACGAGGTCTTTCCATCAAATGATGGCAACCAGGTTGTGGAAATTGGCGCTTATAAAGTTTTAGACTCAACCAAAACCACCATTAACAGTGGGAACTATATGATTCTGTTTGAAAAAAGAGATGGAAAATATGTATCAGTAAGGGAAATGAGTGCTTCAGATATGCCCTTACAATAA
- a CDS encoding LytTR family transcriptional regulator DNA-binding domain-containing protein, which produces MNSSETLHQLQRAVQIEQPDIQKPLFRLFVKNGEYIYARPDDILMVESADHLVKVYLQVDGKVKKTVRPNTLKCFLEQLSGAPFARFGRFCAVNMSRISGGNFHEQSFEFDFKVTIKLSHSLPHHIFSCIGN; this is translated from the coding sequence ATGAACAGCAGTGAAACCTTGCACCAGCTGCAAAGAGCGGTGCAGATCGAACAGCCTGATATCCAAAAACCCCTTTTCCGGTTGTTCGTCAAGAACGGGGAATACATTTATGCACGGCCCGATGATATACTGATGGTCGAGAGCGCTGATCACCTGGTAAAGGTTTACCTGCAAGTGGATGGTAAGGTCAAAAAGACCGTACGCCCCAATACCCTTAAATGTTTCCTCGAGCAATTATCTGGCGCCCCATTTGCCCGCTTCGGCCGGTTCTGTGCCGTAAATATGTCCCGCATCTCCGGCGGAAATTTCCATGAGCAATCTTTCGAGTTTGATTTCAAGGTGACCATTAAGTTGTCGCATTCCCTGCCACACCATATTTTTTCCTGTATCGGCAACTAA
- a CDS encoding phage tail sheath family protein: protein MAVQTSYPGVYVQEVPSGVRTIMGVSTSIAVFIGRTKKGPLNIPVQCLSYTAFVREFSDEYAGSELAQSVKLFFLNGGTECFVVRVADNAKSADVVLRNLTPADVLKVSAKSAGLFGDDIRIGISYNGPNPEATFNMEIFRWTTNVSGQRVKADLEQWQGLSMDPLAARYAPLFVTQNSSLVNVEDKFTLPLPAPPPVLPAGFSQSGRPIVNDTDANFRTELNGILAKGRKFRISVNGGAFVNVDLTTINLTAAPLNAANQATILTAIENLINAALPASTPIVLSQQAGPPKVAVPTGLLRISSATGDVIIEQSPGDDLAKALMLGNALGGLEIPRYAVARPVPTGLFFKIADLVSLAGRKKTAFDKITVNGVDTVLTGPYNINLPPAGQFFQDSYQPTPTLSDGNDGLREKLAIMVDAINNTKSTNPAFKWTAQSWGQRLVLLPGEGNDNSVATIKTSGADNVDIAANFIPNVRYYSLGTTGTGTFQTPGQAGSDGNPPKLKDYTDTFPILDKEVDLFNLVVLPTDAGHTAMTRSTLWGPTSVFCQEKRAFLLMDGPDDWSTVQKATNPTTGVNSLRIGLVKDHSAIFFPRLTINENNLNKQVGATGAIAGLMARTDGTRGVWKAPAGTEADLRGINGLEYRFSDRDNGQLNPQAINTIRIFPNGIVNWGARTMDGDDDFASEYKYIPVRRTALFIEESLYRGLKWVVFEPNDEPLWAQIRLNVGAFMHNLFRQGAFQGKTKQDAYFVRCDGETTTQNDINLGIVNIWVGFAPLKPAEFVVLYLQQMTGQIQV, encoded by the coding sequence ATGGCAGTACAAACTTCTTATCCCGGTGTGTATGTTCAGGAAGTGCCCAGTGGCGTGCGTACGATCATGGGCGTAAGCACTTCCATTGCTGTATTCATTGGGAGAACCAAAAAAGGACCACTTAATATCCCCGTGCAATGCCTGAGTTATACCGCCTTCGTCCGGGAATTTTCCGATGAATATGCGGGCAGTGAACTGGCGCAATCGGTAAAACTTTTCTTCCTCAACGGCGGCACTGAATGTTTTGTCGTGCGCGTGGCCGATAATGCTAAATCAGCCGATGTCGTATTGCGTAATCTCACACCGGCCGATGTATTGAAAGTGTCTGCGAAATCAGCCGGATTATTCGGCGATGATATCCGGATCGGCATCAGTTACAACGGGCCTAATCCGGAAGCCACTTTCAATATGGAGATCTTCAGGTGGACCACCAATGTTTCAGGCCAGCGCGTAAAGGCCGACCTGGAACAATGGCAGGGCCTGAGCATGGATCCGCTGGCGGCCCGTTATGCACCACTCTTTGTAACCCAGAATTCGAGCCTGGTGAATGTAGAGGACAAGTTCACGCTGCCCTTACCGGCACCACCGCCGGTATTGCCGGCAGGTTTCTCCCAATCGGGCCGGCCGATCGTAAATGATACCGACGCCAATTTCCGCACTGAATTGAATGGCATACTTGCGAAGGGAAGGAAGTTCCGCATCAGCGTGAATGGCGGCGCTTTCGTAAATGTAGATCTCACCACCATTAACCTTACAGCGGCTCCGCTGAATGCAGCCAACCAGGCCACTATACTGACTGCTATCGAGAACCTCATTAATGCAGCGTTACCGGCATCTACTCCTATCGTATTGTCGCAACAGGCTGGCCCTCCTAAGGTGGCTGTGCCTACCGGATTATTGCGCATCAGTTCTGCCACCGGTGACGTAATTATTGAACAGTCCCCCGGCGATGACCTGGCCAAAGCATTGATGTTAGGGAATGCACTCGGCGGATTGGAAATTCCGCGTTACGCCGTGGCTAGACCAGTACCAACCGGTCTCTTCTTCAAGATCGCTGACCTCGTATCACTCGCTGGCAGGAAGAAAACAGCTTTCGATAAAATCACTGTCAATGGGGTGGATACTGTATTGACAGGACCATATAACATCAACCTCCCTCCGGCCGGACAATTCTTCCAGGATTCTTACCAACCAACGCCAACACTTAGCGATGGTAATGACGGCCTTCGCGAAAAGCTGGCCATCATGGTGGATGCGATAAATAACACCAAATCCACCAATCCGGCTTTCAAATGGACCGCCCAAAGCTGGGGACAAAGACTGGTGCTCCTGCCCGGAGAAGGCAATGATAACAGCGTTGCTACTATCAAAACAAGTGGCGCGGACAATGTGGACATTGCCGCTAACTTCATTCCTAATGTTCGGTATTATAGTTTAGGAACAACAGGCACCGGAACATTCCAGACACCCGGCCAGGCAGGAAGCGATGGCAACCCGCCCAAACTTAAAGACTATACAGACACCTTCCCGATACTGGATAAAGAAGTGGACCTGTTCAACCTCGTGGTGCTACCCACCGATGCCGGACATACGGCTATGACCCGGTCCACTTTATGGGGACCTACCAGCGTTTTCTGCCAGGAAAAAAGAGCCTTCCTGTTGATGGACGGTCCAGACGATTGGTCCACCGTGCAGAAAGCCACCAACCCCACCACCGGTGTAAACAGCTTGCGCATAGGACTGGTGAAAGACCATAGCGCGATATTCTTCCCAAGGCTTACCATCAACGAAAACAACCTCAACAAACAGGTAGGCGCAACAGGTGCGATCGCCGGACTGATGGCAAGAACAGATGGCACAAGGGGTGTGTGGAAAGCTCCGGCAGGAACCGAAGCCGACCTTCGTGGTATCAACGGACTCGAATACCGTTTCTCCGACCGCGACAATGGACAATTGAATCCGCAGGCCATCAATACCATCCGGATCTTTCCCAACGGCATCGTGAACTGGGGTGCCCGTACCATGGATGGCGATGATGATTTCGCGAGTGAATACAAATACATTCCGGTACGGAGAACAGCACTATTCATCGAAGAAAGCCTTTACCGCGGACTGAAATGGGTGGTCTTCGAACCCAACGACGAACCGCTCTGGGCCCAGATCAGGTTGAACGTAGGTGCTTTCATGCACAACCTGTTCCGGCAGGGTGCATTCCAGGGCAAAACCAAGCAGGATGCCTATTTCGTGCGATGCGATGGGGAAACCACCACGCAAAATGATATCAACCTGGGCATTGTGAATATCTGGGTAGGTTTCGCACCATTGAAGCCCGCCGAATTCGTAGTGCTCTACCTGCAACAAATGACCGGACAAATACAGGTATAA
- a CDS encoding phage tail protein, whose amino-acid sequence MAVPQFVVNAYRFDPYKNFKFRVRWDGKVVAGVSKVSALKQSTEPVTHREGGDPSSSRVTPSVWKFEPITLERGVTHDPEFENWAKKVWNVEGDAMISLKDFRKDIIIELLNEQGAVAKAYKIHRCWVSDYQAIPELDANAHAVAIEHLVLQNEGWERDMEVPEPTQT is encoded by the coding sequence ATGGCAGTTCCCCAATTCGTGGTCAATGCCTATCGCTTTGACCCTTACAAGAATTTTAAATTCCGCGTCCGTTGGGACGGCAAGGTGGTGGCCGGCGTCAGTAAGGTCAGCGCCCTGAAACAATCCACCGAACCCGTGACGCACCGTGAAGGTGGTGATCCCAGCAGTTCGCGGGTTACACCCAGTGTATGGAAATTCGAACCTATCACCCTTGAACGTGGTGTTACACATGATCCCGAATTCGAAAACTGGGCAAAAAAAGTATGGAACGTGGAAGGGGATGCAATGATCTCCCTGAAAGACTTCCGCAAAGACATCATCATCGAATTGCTCAATGAACAGGGTGCTGTGGCGAAGGCGTATAAGATACACCGGTGCTGGGTAAGCGATTACCAGGCTATCCCTGAACTGGATGCCAATGCACATGCCGTAGCCATTGAACACCTGGTGCTGCAAAACGAAGGCTGGGAACGCGATATGGAAGTACCTGAACCAACGCAAACCTAG